Proteins found in one Limanda limanda chromosome 18, fLimLim1.1, whole genome shotgun sequence genomic segment:
- the ccnk gene encoding cyclin-K isoform X1 gives MLKQSSAAGPSYVASPQPMKDTRENFSMTGQTNLDHIKPCWYWDKKDLAHTPSQSEGLDSATEARYRREGARFIFDVGTRLGLHYDTLATGIIYFHRFYMFHSFKQFPRYVTGGCCLFLAGKVEETPKKCKDIIKTARSLLNDVQFAQFGDDPKEEVMVLERILLQTIKFDLQVEHPYMFLLRYVKQLKGEKSKVCKVLQMAWTFVNDSLCTMLSLQWEPEIIAVAVMYLAGRLCKFDLQEWTAKQSCRSWWEQFVQDVPVGLLEDICHQILDLYSQGNKPIPQGMQEKERPPIPPILAPPAPLGPPPVANPPPPPPKKTSPQGGSPARQLKRSHTSPKDEPKAPEQIGSKIPRLESPMPPLPTSQPPSDRKAPAPALPTEAEPGSEAAPPPPHAPPPHQPPPLPHRPPPPPPSNYIMSTTSSYMSGEGYQNLQSMMKTEGPSYAPMPPSYAPPIPQYHQHGYPPPAAPQGPPPPSTYPPPSLAPAYPPPGYNSYPPPPRMPPGHVPPGIGLPPTGYPPPPPVPPGQSQVPLPPLPGMPLNRGGWMR, from the exons ATGCTAAAG CAGTCGAGTGCAGCAGGTCCATCCTACGTTGCCTCCCCTCAGCCAATGAAGGACACGAGAGAGAACTTCTCAATGACTGGCCAAACGAACCTGGACCACATCAAACCATGCTGGTACTGGGACAAGAAGGATTTGGCCCACACCCCATCTCAGTCCGAGGGCCTGGACTCGGCCACGGAAGCTCGATATCGGCGAGAAGGAGCCCGCTTCATATTTGACGTGGGAACCCGACTCGGCCT TCACTATGACACACTGGCAACTGGGATCATATATTTCCACCGCTTCTACATGTTTCACTCTTTCAAGCAGTTCCCTAGATAT GTGACGGGCGGTTGCTGTCTCTTCCTGGCGGGGAAAGTGGAGGAGACTCCGAAGAAGTGCAAAGACATCATTAAAACCGCCCGCAGCTTACTGAACGATGTGCAGTTTGCTCAGTTTGGAGACGACCCGAAG GAAGAGGTGATGGTTTTGGAGAGAATCTTGCTCCAGACTATCAAATTTGACCTGCAGGTGGAGCACCCCTACATGTTCCTGCTGCGCTATGTCAAGCAGCTCAAAG GGGAAAAGAGTAAAGTGTGCAAGGTGCTGCAAATGGCATGGACGTTTGTCAATGACAG CTTGTGCACCATGCTGTCTCTGCAGTGGGAGCCAGAGATTATCGCGGTTGCCGTCATGTACCTGGCCGGCCGCCTCTGCAAGTTCGACCTGCAGGAGTGGACCGCCAAGCAGTCGTGTCGCAGCTGGTGGGAGCAGTTTGTCCAGGACGTCCCAGTCGGGCTGCTTGAAG ACATTTGCCACCAGATCCTGGACCTGTACTCGCAGGGCAACAAGCCCATCCCTCAGGGGATGCAGGAGAAGGAGCGGCCGCCTATTCCTCCAATCCTTGCTCCTCCTGCCCCACTAGGACCACCCCCAGTTGCCaaccctcctcccccacccccaaagAAGACATCCCCTCAGGGTGGCAGCCCTGCACGCCAGCTCAAACGTTCACAC ACGTCCCCCAAAGATGAACCAAAGGCTCCAG AACAAATCGGGTCAAAGATCCCTAGACTGGAGAGCCCGATGCCCCCCCTGCCAACGTCGCAGCCTCCCTCAG ACCGAaaagctccagctccagcactTCCCACAGAGGCCgaaccaggaagtgaagctgctcCTCCACCCCCGCACGCTCCGCCTCCACACCAGCCCCCGCCGCTGCCCCATCgccctcctccgccgccgccctCCAACTACATCATGTCCACCACCAGCTCCTACATGTCCGGGGAGGGCTATCAGAACCTGCAGTCCATGATGAAGACGGAGGGCCCCTCCTACGCCCCCATGCCGCCCAGCTATGCTCCCCCAATACCGCAATACCACCAACACGGGTATCCGCCGCCTGCTGCCCCTCAAggccctccacctccctccacctACCCGCCACCCAGCTTGGCCCCGGCCTATCCGCCTCCAGGTTACAATAGCTACCCTCCGCCACCACGCATGCCACCAGGGCACGTGCCTCCAGGAATAGGCCTTCCACCTACAGGGTACCCCCCACCGCCTCCTGTGCCTCCAGGACAGTCACAAGTCCCCCTGCCCCCTCTACCCGGCATGCCCCTGAACCGGGGTGGATGGATGAGATGA
- the ccnk gene encoding cyclin-K isoform X2, translating to MLKSSAAGPSYVASPQPMKDTRENFSMTGQTNLDHIKPCWYWDKKDLAHTPSQSEGLDSATEARYRREGARFIFDVGTRLGLHYDTLATGIIYFHRFYMFHSFKQFPRYVTGGCCLFLAGKVEETPKKCKDIIKTARSLLNDVQFAQFGDDPKEEVMVLERILLQTIKFDLQVEHPYMFLLRYVKQLKGEKSKVCKVLQMAWTFVNDSLCTMLSLQWEPEIIAVAVMYLAGRLCKFDLQEWTAKQSCRSWWEQFVQDVPVGLLEDICHQILDLYSQGNKPIPQGMQEKERPPIPPILAPPAPLGPPPVANPPPPPPKKTSPQGGSPARQLKRSHTSPKDEPKAPEQIGSKIPRLESPMPPLPTSQPPSDRKAPAPALPTEAEPGSEAAPPPPHAPPPHQPPPLPHRPPPPPPSNYIMSTTSSYMSGEGYQNLQSMMKTEGPSYAPMPPSYAPPIPQYHQHGYPPPAAPQGPPPPSTYPPPSLAPAYPPPGYNSYPPPPRMPPGHVPPGIGLPPTGYPPPPPVPPGQSQVPLPPLPGMPLNRGGWMR from the exons ATGCTAAAG TCGAGTGCAGCAGGTCCATCCTACGTTGCCTCCCCTCAGCCAATGAAGGACACGAGAGAGAACTTCTCAATGACTGGCCAAACGAACCTGGACCACATCAAACCATGCTGGTACTGGGACAAGAAGGATTTGGCCCACACCCCATCTCAGTCCGAGGGCCTGGACTCGGCCACGGAAGCTCGATATCGGCGAGAAGGAGCCCGCTTCATATTTGACGTGGGAACCCGACTCGGCCT TCACTATGACACACTGGCAACTGGGATCATATATTTCCACCGCTTCTACATGTTTCACTCTTTCAAGCAGTTCCCTAGATAT GTGACGGGCGGTTGCTGTCTCTTCCTGGCGGGGAAAGTGGAGGAGACTCCGAAGAAGTGCAAAGACATCATTAAAACCGCCCGCAGCTTACTGAACGATGTGCAGTTTGCTCAGTTTGGAGACGACCCGAAG GAAGAGGTGATGGTTTTGGAGAGAATCTTGCTCCAGACTATCAAATTTGACCTGCAGGTGGAGCACCCCTACATGTTCCTGCTGCGCTATGTCAAGCAGCTCAAAG GGGAAAAGAGTAAAGTGTGCAAGGTGCTGCAAATGGCATGGACGTTTGTCAATGACAG CTTGTGCACCATGCTGTCTCTGCAGTGGGAGCCAGAGATTATCGCGGTTGCCGTCATGTACCTGGCCGGCCGCCTCTGCAAGTTCGACCTGCAGGAGTGGACCGCCAAGCAGTCGTGTCGCAGCTGGTGGGAGCAGTTTGTCCAGGACGTCCCAGTCGGGCTGCTTGAAG ACATTTGCCACCAGATCCTGGACCTGTACTCGCAGGGCAACAAGCCCATCCCTCAGGGGATGCAGGAGAAGGAGCGGCCGCCTATTCCTCCAATCCTTGCTCCTCCTGCCCCACTAGGACCACCCCCAGTTGCCaaccctcctcccccacccccaaagAAGACATCCCCTCAGGGTGGCAGCCCTGCACGCCAGCTCAAACGTTCACAC ACGTCCCCCAAAGATGAACCAAAGGCTCCAG AACAAATCGGGTCAAAGATCCCTAGACTGGAGAGCCCGATGCCCCCCCTGCCAACGTCGCAGCCTCCCTCAG ACCGAaaagctccagctccagcactTCCCACAGAGGCCgaaccaggaagtgaagctgctcCTCCACCCCCGCACGCTCCGCCTCCACACCAGCCCCCGCCGCTGCCCCATCgccctcctccgccgccgccctCCAACTACATCATGTCCACCACCAGCTCCTACATGTCCGGGGAGGGCTATCAGAACCTGCAGTCCATGATGAAGACGGAGGGCCCCTCCTACGCCCCCATGCCGCCCAGCTATGCTCCCCCAATACCGCAATACCACCAACACGGGTATCCGCCGCCTGCTGCCCCTCAAggccctccacctccctccacctACCCGCCACCCAGCTTGGCCCCGGCCTATCCGCCTCCAGGTTACAATAGCTACCCTCCGCCACCACGCATGCCACCAGGGCACGTGCCTCCAGGAATAGGCCTTCCACCTACAGGGTACCCCCCACCGCCTCCTGTGCCTCCAGGACAGTCACAAGTCCCCCTGCCCCCTCTACCCGGCATGCCCCTGAACCGGGGTGGATGGATGAGATGA